From Brochothrix thermosphacta DSM 20171 = FSL F6-1036, a single genomic window includes:
- the thiD gene encoding bifunctional hydroxymethylpyrimidine kinase/phosphomethylpyrimidine kinase: MSIKKTLTIAGSDSSGGAGLQADLKTFQEYGTFGFSAVTSIVTMDPDNNWSHGVTIIDSEVVRAALKTVLSGGPVDAMKTGMLGSVENTKAAADAIEQHQLKNVVIDPVMVCKGEDELMQPENAAAIRDLLVPLATVVTPNLFEASQLAQTAPITDLEGMKVAAAKIHALGAKYVVIKGGKALQTDKAIDLLFDGSNYTVLEAPKVPGNHNHGAGCTFAAAITAGLANGMTVSESVAKAKDFVTAAIKDGFALNQFIGPVWHGAYNRQKS, translated from the coding sequence ATGTCAATCAAAAAAACACTAACCATCGCCGGTTCTGATTCTAGTGGCGGAGCAGGTTTACAAGCTGATTTAAAAACATTTCAAGAGTATGGAACATTTGGTTTTTCTGCAGTAACTTCAATTGTAACCATGGATCCTGATAATAATTGGAGCCATGGTGTAACAATCATTGACTCTGAAGTTGTTAGGGCAGCTCTTAAAACGGTTCTTTCTGGTGGGCCAGTCGATGCAATGAAAACAGGTATGTTAGGTTCTGTAGAAAACACAAAAGCCGCAGCTGACGCAATTGAACAACATCAATTAAAAAATGTTGTTATTGATCCAGTTATGGTCTGTAAAGGTGAAGACGAACTTATGCAACCAGAAAACGCTGCTGCTATCCGTGATTTATTAGTTCCCTTAGCGACAGTGGTGACACCAAATCTATTCGAAGCAAGCCAACTAGCGCAGACTGCTCCTATTACCGATCTTGAAGGTATGAAAGTTGCGGCTGCCAAAATACATGCTTTAGGTGCTAAATACGTTGTTATTAAAGGCGGAAAAGCCTTGCAAACTGATAAAGCTATCGACTTGCTCTTTGATGGTAGTAACTACACTGTATTAGAAGCTCCAAAGGTACCTGGTAATCATAATCATGGTGCAGGTTGTACATTTGCAGCAGCAATTACTGCAGGACTTGCTAATGGTATGACTGTTTCAGAGTCTGTTGCTAAAGCAAAAGACTTTGTTACTGCAGCAATTAAAGATGGTTTTGCGCTTAACCAATTTATTGGACCTGTATGGCACGGTGCATATAACCGTCAAAAAAGCTAA
- a CDS encoding DUF420 domain-containing protein — MSQEHHPKSKKNHVGLIITVSILADIFILLLFFSPLVGYSGKVSFDLYLFPRFNAVFNSFTFIFLCFALWAIIKKKNIKLHRGFILAAWVTTMLFLFSYLTFHFLQSEPPKFGGQGVVRPIYFFILVSHSILAALVVPLALFSTWWGWSMQTVKHKKIVRWTMPIWLYVSITGVIVYLFMAPYY, encoded by the coding sequence ATGTCTCAGGAACACCACCCAAAGAGTAAAAAAAATCACGTTGGTTTAATCATAACAGTCTCTATTCTAGCCGACATATTCATTCTACTACTCTTTTTCTCACCACTTGTTGGATACAGTGGAAAAGTATCATTCGATCTCTATCTTTTCCCTCGATTCAACGCTGTGTTTAACAGTTTTACTTTCATTTTCTTATGCTTTGCATTGTGGGCGATTATTAAGAAGAAAAACATTAAATTACACCGCGGCTTTATCTTAGCAGCGTGGGTAACGACAATGCTCTTTTTATTCTCTTATCTTACATTTCACTTTCTCCAAAGTGAACCACCTAAATTTGGTGGACAAGGTGTTGTTCGTCCGATTTACTTCTTTATTTTAGTAAGTCACAGTATATTAGCTGCACTTGTTGTGCCACTTGCTTTATTTTCTACATGGTGGGGTTGGTCAATGCAAACAGTCAAACATAAAAAAATTGTTCGTTGGACAATGCCTATATGGCTATATGTTAGTATAACTGGTGTAATCGTTTATCTCTTTATGGCACCCTATTATTAA
- a CDS encoding GNAT family N-acetyltransferase has protein sequence MTPITITKNDSSYQITPRWATPDDYHSVWNLLLQKAKAFKESGSSQWSALLDGVDSHNTKYRITNNEVMVYEYNSQIIGAVILLHEQSTWDTKLWGKDKAKVFYIHRLMVSNEFNGMNLGSHMLKHIEEIAESLSISSLRLDYLNSNKFLKQFYTINGFTVKKKHQEFTTMQKAVSLN, from the coding sequence ATGACACCTATCACAATTACTAAAAATGATAGCTCTTATCAAATTACACCTCGCTGGGCGACACCAGACGACTATCACTCTGTTTGGAACCTATTACTGCAAAAAGCTAAAGCGTTCAAAGAATCAGGTTCTAGTCAGTGGTCAGCGTTGTTAGATGGTGTTGACTCTCATAATACAAAATATCGAATAACTAATAATGAAGTTATGGTTTATGAATATAATAGTCAAATTATTGGTGCTGTGATATTACTTCACGAACAAAGTACTTGGGACACTAAACTATGGGGAAAAGATAAAGCCAAAGTCTTTTATATCCATCGTTTAATGGTTAGCAATGAATTTAATGGTATGAATCTCGGTTCACACATGTTAAAACACATTGAAGAGATTGCAGAAAGTTTATCTATCTCTTCACTAAGACTAGATTACTTAAATAGCAATAAATTTTTAAAACAGTTCTATACAATAAATGGTTTCACTGTTAAAAAAAAGCATCAAGAATTTACTACAATGCAAAAAGCAGTTTCTCTCAACTAA
- a CDS encoding rhodanese-related sulfurtransferase, translated as MQETKEAYQVLLYYLYTPIENPTEFAQNHLAYCKDLELKGRILIGDEGINGTVSGTVEKTNQYVKDMQANPLFKGIKFKIDQADGHVFNKMHCRPRTEIVALELEDDINPHEVTGEYLNADKFREALLDENTVVLDARNDYEYDLGHFRGAIRPDIRSFRELPQWVQDHKDELMEKRVVTYCTGGIRCEKFSGYLVREGFKDVGQLDGGIATYGKDEMVKGDLWDGKMYVFDKRISVPINQVEEVIVGVDYFDGTPCERYINCANPRCNKQILTNESNELKYLGSCSHECRVHEDNIYTKRHNMSEEEYQERLLLITDGK; from the coding sequence ATGCAAGAAACAAAAGAAGCTTACCAGGTTTTACTCTATTATTTATACACACCAATCGAAAATCCAACAGAATTCGCACAAAATCATTTGGCATACTGTAAGGATTTGGAATTGAAGGGTCGTATATTAATTGGTGATGAGGGTATCAATGGTACTGTCTCAGGTACTGTAGAGAAAACAAATCAATATGTTAAAGATATGCAAGCGAATCCACTATTTAAAGGCATAAAATTTAAAATTGATCAAGCAGACGGTCATGTTTTTAATAAAATGCATTGTCGTCCACGAACTGAAATTGTAGCTCTAGAGTTAGAGGATGATATTAACCCTCATGAAGTAACAGGTGAGTATTTAAATGCTGATAAGTTCCGTGAAGCATTACTAGATGAAAATACTGTTGTATTGGATGCTCGTAATGATTATGAATATGATTTAGGGCATTTTCGTGGCGCAATTCGCCCAGATATACGCTCTTTCCGTGAGTTACCTCAATGGGTTCAGGATCATAAAGATGAATTGATGGAAAAAAGAGTAGTTACTTATTGTACAGGTGGTATTCGTTGTGAAAAATTCTCTGGTTACCTTGTACGTGAAGGTTTTAAAGATGTTGGACAGCTTGATGGTGGTATTGCTACTTATGGTAAAGATGAAATGGTTAAAGGCGATTTATGGGATGGTAAAATGTACGTCTTTGATAAGCGCATATCAGTTCCAATCAACCAAGTAGAAGAAGTTATTGTTGGTGTCGATTATTTTGATGGTACACCTTGTGAACGTTATATTAACTGTGCGAATCCACGTTGTAATAAACAAATTTTAACTAATGAATCAAATGAATTAAAATACTTGGGAAGTTGTTCACATGAATGTCGTGTACATGAAGACAATATTTATACTAAACGCCATAATATGTCTGAAGAAGAGTATCAAGAACGTCTATTATTAATAACAGATGGTAAATAA